A stretch of Bacillus sp. BGMRC 2118 DNA encodes these proteins:
- a CDS encoding group II intron reverse transcriptase/maturase — KDIHLILDRFKRSLIGYYNYYCITDNTPSVNKFRDRIGYLLYKWLNRRSQRKSFTWDKFRLFLNQNPLPYVKVKVNIYDLRKEISYIL, encoded by the coding sequence AAAGATATTCATCTAATCTTGGATAGATTTAAACGCTCACTTATAGGTTATTACAACTACTACTGCATCACTGACAATACTCCAAGTGTAAACAAATTTAGAGACAGAATCGGATACTTACTGTATAAATGGCTCAATAGAAGAAGTCAAAGAAAGTCTTTTACTTGGGACAAATTCAGACTCTTTCTTAATCAAAATCCATTGCCTTACGTAAAAGTGAAGGTAAATATATATGACTTGAGAAAAGAGATTAGCTACATTCTGTAA